The following proteins come from a genomic window of Dehalobacter sp.:
- a CDS encoding TnsD family transposase codes for MLDFFTDPYEDEILYSTVARYHYYSGNVSMRETLIQVFGDRNALPSIAVPCRLEYLASQLVNEIYTPEYWIRMHTILPYYLPLMDKKRKEQVLEEVNGNEGKGLFTLIGMAAGGICRKSGLYYCPQCAVEDMKRYGEAYFHRPHQLEGVFVCDRHGCNLKEYSVAKDKVSRIQFIRFDLKNVGLDKLDDNPENQYKNKDDKHLALKLHDVAKAARYIIDRVDFSEFDNAKVHGNITAWLDSKGYLTRKGHVRQRDFCNDLHNFYGENFLDMLECRFEPNKDYAWPCEAVRRPGKSIHPVRYILIALFLCGSVEGLFCSINRQMTKSEDAASSREADAKRKCKVYDMDWGKRLVEVIKSGGSLRGIAREMNCDPKTVIKHAQALGVSHLLNSSMKVYMPKGKQAGVDYSVDADDIRKYVKENQGCTRNEVRKHLYRQYMRLYKHQPELLYSILPEKVKQLPGGTLKVDWSVRDVEILERAKMACSRLLFMPEPVRISSSRLMKEIGYSSLRFYMDKLPMTKQYIENVVESVEDFQLRRVDSVCRKLYDEKGIFERWEVMRIAGLRKTVSNRVVARIEENIKNIREDVGTVLFDDG; via the coding sequence ATGCTTGATTTTTTTACAGATCCTTACGAGGATGAAATATTATACAGTACTGTAGCGAGGTATCACTATTATTCCGGCAATGTTTCCATGCGCGAGACTTTGATACAAGTATTTGGCGACCGTAATGCGCTGCCGAGTATAGCTGTGCCATGCAGGCTTGAATACTTAGCCAGTCAACTTGTGAATGAGATTTACACGCCGGAATACTGGATTAGGATGCATACCATACTGCCGTATTACCTGCCTCTTATGGATAAGAAGCGGAAAGAACAGGTGTTGGAGGAGGTTAATGGCAACGAAGGAAAGGGACTTTTTACCCTTATCGGTATGGCGGCAGGAGGCATCTGCAGAAAATCAGGGCTGTATTATTGTCCGCAATGTGCGGTTGAGGATATGAAACGGTACGGGGAAGCTTATTTTCACAGACCTCACCAACTGGAGGGAGTATTTGTATGTGACAGGCATGGCTGTAACCTTAAGGAGTACTCGGTGGCAAAAGATAAGGTCAGCCGGATTCAGTTTATTAGGTTTGATTTAAAGAATGTCGGTTTGGATAAATTAGATGACAATCCAGAGAACCAGTATAAAAATAAAGATGACAAGCATTTAGCGCTCAAACTACATGATGTTGCAAAGGCGGCAAGATACATTATTGATCGTGTTGATTTTTCAGAGTTTGACAATGCCAAGGTACACGGGAACATTACGGCGTGGCTGGATAGCAAAGGATATCTTACGAGAAAAGGACATGTCAGGCAGAGAGATTTTTGTAATGACTTGCATAACTTTTATGGTGAAAATTTTCTTGATATGCTGGAATGTAGGTTTGAGCCAAACAAGGACTATGCATGGCCATGTGAAGCAGTTAGGCGTCCCGGCAAGTCCATTCATCCAGTGAGGTATATCCTGATAGCGCTTTTCCTGTGTGGAAGTGTAGAGGGCCTTTTCTGCTCCATAAACAGGCAAATGACAAAATCAGAGGATGCAGCTAGTAGCCGAGAGGCCGATGCCAAGAGAAAATGCAAAGTATATGATATGGATTGGGGAAAACGCCTTGTTGAAGTTATAAAGTCAGGCGGCAGTCTCAGAGGGATAGCGCGTGAAATGAATTGCGATCCAAAGACGGTTATAAAACATGCACAGGCTCTTGGAGTTTCGCACCTTTTGAATTCAAGCATGAAAGTCTATATGCCGAAAGGTAAGCAAGCAGGAGTAGACTATAGTGTCGATGCCGATGATATACGTAAATATGTAAAAGAAAATCAGGGTTGTACAAGGAATGAAGTGCGAAAGCATCTGTATCGCCAATATATGAGGCTTTATAAACACCAGCCTGAATTGCTTTACTCAATATTGCCTGAAAAGGTTAAGCAACTACCTGGAGGGACACTAAAAGTTGACTGGAGTGTGCGGGATGTTGAAATACTTGAAAGAGCGAAAATGGCGTGTTCACGCTTGCTGTTTATGCCGGAACCGGTCCGTATCAGTTCCTCACGGCTAATGAAGGAAATCGGATATTCATCACTTCGTTTTTATATGGATAAGCTGCCGATGACAAAGCAGTATATTGAGAATGTTGTTGAGAGTGTTGAGGATTTCCAGCTTCGAAGGGTTGATTCTGTATGCCGTAAGTTGTATGACGAAAAGGGTATATTTGAAAGATGGGAAGTTATGCGGATAGCTGGTCTGAGAAAAACTGTTTCAAACAGAGTTGTGGCCAGGATAGAAGAAAATATTAAAAACATAAGGGAAGACGTGGGGACGGTGTTATTCGATGACGGATAA